Genomic DNA from Candidatus Alcyoniella australis:
AAGGTCAGCATCGCCGGACGGTCCTCGGACTGGGACTGCGGCGCGAGCCCGCGGCGCAACGGACGGCCCACATCGTGCACCTCCAGCTCGCCGAGCACCTCGCCACTATAGCAGTCCAGGCCCAGCAGCTTGCCGCGGCCAAAATCACCGACAAAAACCTCCCCGCGTTCGCACAGCGGCTCGGCATTGTCCGAGGCCTCGCCCCCGGCCAGGGCGGCGATCGGCCGCGCTTCCCCGTTGCCCACCAACCACAGCGCTTGCTGCTCGCCGCGGCCGCCGACCAGGTATTGATCAACGGAACACGACTGAACGGCAAAGCGCAGGTTGGTGTAGGGGATCTGTTGGTCCAGGCCCTTGGCCAGGGCCGTCACCGCGCGGTCGTGGGCCGCGAAGGTCTCGAAGAAACTCGGCCGCAAATAGAACACGCCGCCCTCGCTGACCAGGCACAGGCCCAGCAGGCAAAAGCTCACGGCCGGTGCGGACAATCGACGCAGCACGCCGCGACTAGCGATCCACAATACCGCGGCGATCAAGGGGATCAGCAGCAGCGCCCAGCGCAGGTCGAACCACAGAAACTGCGCCAGCGGCACGAGCAAAATCGCGGCCCAGGCCAAGGGGCCGGGATTGCGGCGGCGTACGTACCAGCCGGCCCAGACCGCGTAGATCACGTAGGCCGCGGACAGCGCCGGGCTGATCGTGTGCGTCAACGCCAGCACGGCCAGGGCGAACAGCGCACACAGCAGATAGTACAGCGCGGACCAGACGTAGATCAGCCAAACGGCGCGCGGCGCACGCAGTCTGATCCACACGGCGAGAATTAAAAATATTCCCGGCGCGATCAACGCCGCCACTATCAGCCGCGGGTTTGATAGAATTGCCACGGCCCACAGCAGCGAGAGGTGGATTAGGTAGACTGCCGGGGCCAGCAGAAACAACAGCAGCCAGTCCAGCGCCTTGAGATTATGCTTATCGGACATCCGCTTTCTTGTAGCCCTTAGCCTGATGGCGCGCAAGCTCCCACAGGGAGCGCGACGAAGGAGGTTTGCATGAGCAAGACGATATTACTTCTTACAGCCCACGCCGACGACTGCGAGTTCTTCGCCGGCGGAACCATCGCCAAGCTGATTGCCCAGGGGGCTCGCGTGGTGGAGATCATCGCCACGGACAACGCGCGCGGCAGCTTCGACCTGGACTCGGGGACGCTGGTTTCCCAAAGCCGCAACGTCGAGGCCCAAAACGCTGCCAAGGTGATGGGCAAGGCCGAAGTGCGCTTCCTGGAATACCCCGACGGGTTCCTGGGCGATACGCCGGTCAACGAGCTGCGCGAGATCTACTTCCGCGCGATCCGCGAGCTGCGGCCGGACGTGGTATTCAGCTTCGATCCCTACGAGCCGTTCGAGCCGCACCCGGACCACCGGAAGGTCGCCTGGGCCGCCAGCGAGGCCCTGGCGTTCTCCAACATGCCGCTGTTTCATCCCGAGCACCGCGAACAGGGGCTCGAGCCGCACGTGGTGCCCGAGCGCTACTTCTTCGCCAAGTCGCCGACCCGCTCCAACACGGTGGTCGACATCGGCGATTTTATCGACAAGAAGATCGAGGCGCTGTGCGCCCACGACTCGCAGATGAAGGCGATGATCGACGACCTGAAGATGTCGCTGCTTGCCACCGGCCGCTTTGCGCAGGTGCTGCCGCTGCTGGACCGCGACAATTACCGACCGGCGCTGGAAACCTTCATCCGCGCCTGGGCCGGTAAGGTCGGCGAGCGGATCGGCGTGGACGCGGCCGAGGAGTTCCGCATTGAGCGTTGCGACGAGCTGTTCGACGGCCTGATCGACTAACCTTGATCCGCGACCGATGCGGCCGGACCCGCTTGAACGCTTTGCCCTCGACGGGCACTTGGGCGCCCTGGCGCGCCTGCTGCGCACCCTGGGCTACGACGCGGCCTGGCGCCACCCGATCGACGATTGCGAGCTGATCGAGCTGGCGTACGCCGAGAATCGAATGCTGCTGACGCGCGACACGCGGCTGGTGCAACGGCGCGGCCTGGGTCCGCATTTGCTGATCGAACACAACGAGCCCGAGCGACAGCTCGTCAGCCTGGTGCGCTGCTTGGGATTACGGCCCGACCCGCAACGTTGGTTCAGCCGCTGCCTGCGCTGCAACCTGGCGTTGGAGTGCATCGGCCGCGAGACGGCCGCGCCCTGCGTACCGCCCTATGTTTTACAGACCCAGGACCAGTTCACGCGCTGCCCGGGCTGCCGCCGGGTCTACTGGCCGGGCAGCCACGGCCAGCGCATGCGCCGACGGCTGCGAGAGCTGCTGAG
This window encodes:
- a CDS encoding PIG-L deacetylase family protein, which gives rise to MSKTILLLTAHADDCEFFAGGTIAKLIAQGARVVEIIATDNARGSFDLDSGTLVSQSRNVEAQNAAKVMGKAEVRFLEYPDGFLGDTPVNELREIYFRAIRELRPDVVFSFDPYEPFEPHPDHRKVAWAASEALAFSNMPLFHPEHREQGLEPHVVPERYFFAKSPTRSNTVVDIGDFIDKKIEALCAHDSQMKAMIDDLKMSLLATGRFAQVLPLLDRDNYRPALETFIRAWAGKVGERIGVDAAEEFRIERCDELFDGLID
- a CDS encoding Mut7-C RNAse domain-containing protein, whose amino-acid sequence is MRPDPLERFALDGHLGALARLLRTLGYDAAWRHPIDDCELIELAYAENRMLLTRDTRLVQRRGLGPHLLIEHNEPERQLVSLVRCLGLRPDPQRWFSRCLRCNLALECIGRETAAPCVPPYVLQTQDQFTRCPGCRRVYWPGSHGQRMRRRLRELLSEAENDAQG